A genomic region of Methylobacterium durans contains the following coding sequences:
- a CDS encoding plasmid replication protein, CyRepA1 family — MSAKPKTPAKRRPSRKPRKSPKRLGVCLDSLPQVPLQDGYELVIIDESQQVFGHLFSETIVSRGKEERIYKLLRDRVRRARYVIALDADLDFLTHTTLARMVSEPDANGILQPQKPVHLWVNQQPAAGGRTIELYENKKHLTGDLMRAIAEGKRCFVTANSKKLIGKIEAIIRQRFGKTRRLITITADTGSRPEVQDFVANAAARAATYDVVLCSPSLGTGVDITFPHNAKLLDVVFGFCEPGINTHLDFDQQLARVRHPGSVKVWITPRRFTYETHVDVVRQDILRAGLYKDMLDSFDDDGKPRFLEEDPLIEMAVLVKSAERASKNNLRGNFVLYKQAQGCTIVHVGKDIERSVDGHIALKRGEELAGEELVASIMGASVLTRADFEKVRRALEAGDVVDEATRASYERTRLELFYRAEATPDLIRLDNGGRRRREVSLFRDVVRLPPEAVPADRLAPLHRDLSFLGDAQQDLAPALARLLRLTPLWRERPYDPLPGAVTEVERGRVFLPGDAWRLAQEGRVAGSFNAEAVFETRDLEAFARFMIDNKAPLENLLRLEIRSDVLKKPIQQLGQVLSLLGLAITLAVTQKISGRKIRRYSLDATVLSTLEEIADRRERKQAWAFLVDLYGLHMDPSDDDDGSETDAQIERAIEFVQGTTRDITR; from the coding sequence ATGTCGGCTAAGCCGAAGACCCCCGCTAAGAGGAGGCCTAGCCGCAAGCCCCGGAAGTCGCCGAAGCGCCTCGGCGTCTGCCTCGACAGCCTGCCGCAGGTTCCGCTTCAGGATGGCTACGAACTCGTCATCATCGATGAATCCCAGCAAGTATTCGGTCACCTGTTCTCCGAGACGATCGTCTCACGCGGCAAGGAAGAGCGCATCTACAAGCTCCTTCGAGATCGGGTGCGACGGGCAAGGTACGTGATCGCACTCGACGCCGACCTCGACTTCCTCACCCACACCACGTTGGCTCGGATGGTGAGCGAGCCGGATGCGAATGGGATCCTGCAGCCGCAGAAGCCCGTGCATCTCTGGGTCAACCAGCAGCCTGCGGCCGGGGGGCGGACGATCGAGCTCTACGAGAACAAGAAGCACCTCACCGGCGACCTCATGAGGGCGATCGCGGAGGGCAAGCGCTGCTTCGTCACCGCCAACTCGAAGAAGCTGATCGGCAAGATCGAGGCGATCATCCGCCAACGGTTCGGCAAGACCCGGCGGCTCATCACGATCACGGCCGACACCGGCTCCCGGCCCGAGGTGCAGGACTTCGTGGCCAACGCCGCCGCCCGGGCGGCCACCTACGACGTCGTCCTGTGCTCGCCCTCGCTCGGCACGGGCGTGGACATCACCTTCCCCCACAACGCCAAGCTCTTGGATGTCGTGTTCGGCTTCTGCGAGCCGGGCATCAACACGCATCTCGACTTCGACCAGCAGCTCGCCCGCGTCCGTCATCCCGGCTCGGTCAAGGTCTGGATCACGCCGCGCCGCTTCACCTACGAGACCCATGTGGACGTGGTGCGCCAGGACATCCTGCGGGCCGGGCTGTACAAGGACATGCTCGACAGTTTCGACGATGACGGGAAGCCGCGCTTCCTCGAGGAGGACCCGCTGATCGAGATGGCGGTTCTCGTCAAATCGGCCGAGCGTGCCTCCAAGAACAACCTCCGGGGCAATTTTGTCCTCTACAAGCAAGCGCAGGGCTGCACAATCGTCCACGTCGGCAAGGACATCGAGCGGAGTGTCGACGGTCACATAGCCCTGAAGCGCGGAGAGGAGCTGGCGGGCGAGGAGCTCGTCGCCAGCATCATGGGCGCGTCAGTTCTGACACGGGCCGACTTCGAGAAGGTCCGAAGGGCTCTTGAGGCAGGCGACGTCGTCGACGAGGCAACGCGCGCATCCTACGAGCGCACGCGTTTGGAGCTGTTCTACCGCGCCGAGGCAACACCGGACCTGATCCGGCTCGATAACGGTGGTCGACGCCGGCGAGAGGTGAGCTTGTTCCGGGATGTGGTTCGCCTGCCGCCGGAGGCCGTCCCGGCTGATCGGCTTGCACCTCTGCACCGCGACCTGAGCTTTCTGGGCGACGCCCAGCAGGACCTCGCTCCCGCCCTCGCGCGGCTTCTCCGGCTGACGCCGTTGTGGCGAGAGCGACCGTACGATCCGCTCCCCGGTGCGGTGACCGAGGTCGAACGAGGCCGCGTTTTTCTGCCCGGCGATGCGTGGCGACTCGCGCAGGAGGGGCGCGTTGCGGGCTCGTTCAACGCTGAAGCGGTGTTCGAGACGCGTGACCTCGAGGCCTTCGCGCGCTTCATGATCGACAACAAGGCGCCGCTGGAGAACCTGCTCAGGCTCGAGATCCGCTCCGACGTCCTGAAGAAGCCGATCCAGCAGCTGGGGCAAGTGCTCAGCCTCCTCGGCCTCGCAATCACATTGGCCGTCACGCAGAAGATCTCAGGCCGGAAGATCCGCCGCTACAGCCTCGACGCGACCGTCCTGTCCACGTTGGAGGAGATCGCGGATCGCCGGGAGCGCAAGCAGGCCTGGGCGTTCCTCGTCGACCTCTACGGCCTGCATATGGACCCGTCGGACGACGATGACGGGAGCGAGACCGATGCGCAGATCGAGCGCGCTATCGAGTTTGTTCAGGGGACAACGAGGGACATTACAAGGTGA